The Streptomyces sp. NBC_01268 genome window below encodes:
- a CDS encoding nuclear transport factor 2 family protein, whose amino-acid sequence MTDITPALVEKAYIALLSCDRDEASQYWSEHVRFSVPGRHAQAGWHEGIDELLAFRRALTDAAGGDFQVELVTSMISGNESMDVVKVHARRPGAPADSTSPFDVLDALGVQVFRWEDGRVVEGRAGFFGDGATNYDQWWSPLDANGNRRDR is encoded by the coding sequence ATGACCGACATCACCCCCGCCCTCGTCGAGAAGGCCTACATCGCCCTCCTCTCCTGCGACCGGGACGAGGCCTCCCAGTACTGGTCGGAGCACGTCCGCTTCTCCGTACCCGGCCGCCACGCCCAGGCCGGCTGGCACGAGGGGATCGACGAACTGCTGGCCTTCCGGCGGGCGTTGACGGACGCGGCCGGCGGCGACTTCCAGGTCGAACTGGTCACGTCCATGATCAGCGGCAACGAGTCGATGGACGTCGTCAAGGTCCACGCCCGGCGCCCGGGCGCCCCCGCCGACAGCACCTCGCCCTTCGACGTCCTGGACGCCCTCGGAGTCCAGGTGTTCCGCTGGGAGGACGGCCGCGTCGTCGAGGGCCGCGCCGGCTTCTTCGGCGACGGGGCCACCAACTACGACCAGTGGTGGTCGCCCCTCGACGCGAACGGCAACCGCCGCGACCGGTGA
- a CDS encoding PRC-barrel domain-containing protein codes for MTEHVWNYKSTSGHLAGTDLTGYKVEATDGSIGKVDKHSDEVDDAYLVVDTGVWIFGKEVLLPAAAVVRIDVDDRRIFVEQTREQVKDAPEFHREKHLGDPDYRRELGTYYGLGGPFGGPML; via the coding sequence GTGACTGAGCACGTCTGGAACTACAAGTCGACCTCGGGCCATCTGGCCGGGACCGATCTGACCGGCTACAAGGTCGAGGCGACCGACGGCAGCATCGGCAAGGTGGACAAGCATTCCGACGAGGTCGACGACGCCTATCTGGTCGTGGACACCGGCGTCTGGATCTTCGGCAAGGAGGTCCTCCTGCCTGCCGCCGCCGTGGTCCGGATCGACGTGGACGACCGCAGGATCTTCGTCGAACAGACGCGGGAGCAGGTCAAGGACGCTCCCGAGTTCCACCGTGAGAAGCACCTCGGCGATCCCGACTACCGCCGTGAGCTGGGGACGTACTACGGACTGGGCGGCCCGTTCGGCGGCCCGATGCTCTGA
- a CDS encoding universal stress protein, which produces MGNLVVVGVDGSTMSLAAVEAAAASAVRRGAELRVVHAEVPIKPRLAVPDPASRTLVQEAVSHARAVEPGLVVNGAVVTGDVGHVLEAESRSAELIVVASRGTGGLANLMLGSTPVSLAARGHCPVMTVREPHRASAGDGPVVLGIDGSPDSDEAADVAFAEAAQRRTELVAVHAWQPDEAAPGTARESAERLLGQATAGRADAYPDVTVRREPVDAAARDALLRASERAQLLVVGSRGRGGLAGLLLGSVSQAVMTHAHCPVVTVRRTA; this is translated from the coding sequence ATGGGCAATCTGGTCGTGGTCGGCGTGGACGGTTCGACGATGAGCCTCGCCGCGGTGGAAGCCGCCGCCGCGTCGGCGGTACGGCGCGGCGCGGAGCTGCGCGTGGTGCATGCCGAGGTGCCGATCAAACCCAGGCTCGCGGTGCCGGACCCGGCCTCCCGGACGCTGGTCCAGGAAGCCGTCTCCCACGCCCGCGCCGTGGAACCCGGGCTCGTGGTGAACGGAGCGGTGGTGACCGGCGACGTGGGGCACGTGCTGGAAGCCGAGTCGCGGTCCGCGGAGCTGATCGTCGTCGCCTCCCGGGGCACGGGAGGCCTCGCGAACCTGATGCTGGGGTCCACCCCGGTGTCCTTGGCCGCGCGCGGTCACTGCCCGGTGATGACGGTCCGGGAGCCGCACCGGGCGTCGGCCGGGGACGGGCCGGTCGTCCTGGGGATCGACGGCTCGCCGGACAGCGACGAGGCCGCCGACGTCGCCTTCGCCGAAGCCGCGCAGCGCCGGACGGAGCTCGTGGCCGTTCACGCGTGGCAGCCGGACGAGGCCGCACCGGGCACGGCCCGGGAGTCGGCGGAACGGCTGCTGGGCCAGGCGACCGCCGGCCGCGCCGACGCCTACCCGGACGTCACCGTCAGACGTGAGCCGGTGGACGCAGCAGCGCGTGACGCGCTGCTGCGGGCGAGCGAACGGGCCCAGCTGCTGGTGGTCGGGAGCCGAGGGCGCGGCGGCTTGGCCGGACTCCTCCTCGGATCGGTGAGCCAGGCGGTGATGACGCACGCGCACTGCCCCGTCGTCACCGTCCGCAGGACGGCCTGA